From Nonlabens sp. Ci31, the proteins below share one genomic window:
- a CDS encoding LysM peptidoglycan-binding domain-containing protein — MVKEKYQSVLDLGEKLNIQNGDVQVNGDTLEIRGTAATLYYKNLLWDEIKKVGGDSPSDVMADIKVADDSIYAKHTVKNGESLSLIAKHYFKDPMKYKQIFAANTDILKNPDLIHAGQELVIPNL, encoded by the coding sequence ATGGTAAAAGAAAAATATCAAAGTGTCCTTGATTTAGGAGAAAAATTAAACATCCAAAATGGAGACGTACAGGTAAACGGAGATACATTAGAAATAAGAGGTACCGCAGCGACTCTTTATTATAAAAATTTATTGTGGGATGAGATTAAAAAAGTGGGTGGAGATAGCCCATCAGATGTAATGGCAGACATTAAAGTTGCTGATGATTCTATCTATGCCAAGCACACGGTAAAAAATGGAGAGTCTTTAAGTCTTATTGCAAAACATTATTTTAAAGACCCAATGAAGTACAAGCAAATTTTTGCAGCCAACACTGATATATTGAAAAATCCAGATTTGATACATGCAGGTCAGGAATTAGTCATTCCTAATTTGTAA
- a CDS encoding glutamate synthase subunit beta, whose product MGKTTGFLEYKRADETYLPVQERVENYKEFTVPLTEPELKKQGGRCMDCGIPFCHSGCPLGNLIPDFNDMVYKGRWKEAAQILHSTNNFPEFTGRLCPAPCEESCVLGINEDPVSIENIEKNIAEKAFEEGWVNAQPPKERTTKTVAVIGSGPSGLATAQQLNRAGHTVTVYERDAKIGGLLRYGIPDFKLQKDVIDRRLQVLEEEGIIFKTNSEVGKNISVEKLKSDHDAIVLCGGATIKRGIPIKGAHLKGVYQAMDFLKQNNERVDGFQEWEEIIMATDKNVVVIGGGDTGSDCIGTSNRHGATSVTNFEILARPTIERSEEQPWPYFPMRLKTTSSHQEGVERVFSISTREFLGDQKGNLTGLVTVEVEWIKKPGHVRPELKEVKGTEKKWECDMALLALGFTGPEKTLIDQLGLDTDMRGNIKADPSNHKTNVDGIFTAGDMRRGQSLIVWAISEGREAAHHVDSYLMGTSQLPLKDLDNDLPRR is encoded by the coding sequence ATGGGAAAAACAACCGGATTTTTAGAATATAAAAGAGCAGATGAGACTTATTTACCTGTTCAAGAACGTGTAGAGAATTATAAAGAATTTACCGTGCCTCTTACAGAGCCTGAACTAAAAAAACAAGGTGGGCGATGCATGGATTGTGGCATTCCTTTTTGTCATAGTGGCTGCCCGTTAGGAAATCTGATTCCAGATTTTAACGATATGGTATATAAAGGCCGCTGGAAAGAAGCTGCTCAAATATTACACAGTACCAATAACTTCCCAGAATTTACAGGTAGGTTATGTCCGGCTCCTTGTGAAGAATCTTGTGTACTAGGGATCAATGAAGATCCAGTAAGTATTGAGAATATAGAAAAGAATATTGCAGAAAAAGCCTTTGAAGAAGGATGGGTAAATGCACAACCCCCAAAGGAACGCACCACTAAAACAGTAGCCGTCATAGGATCTGGACCTTCAGGCCTGGCGACAGCTCAACAATTAAACAGAGCTGGTCATACCGTTACTGTTTATGAACGAGATGCAAAAATAGGTGGCCTATTAAGATATGGGATCCCAGATTTTAAATTGCAAAAAGACGTGATCGATAGACGACTGCAAGTTTTAGAGGAAGAAGGGATTATTTTTAAAACTAATTCTGAAGTTGGTAAAAATATCAGTGTTGAAAAACTTAAAAGTGATCACGATGCTATTGTCCTTTGTGGAGGTGCAACGATAAAAAGAGGCATTCCTATCAAAGGAGCTCATCTTAAAGGTGTCTATCAGGCGATGGATTTTTTAAAGCAAAATAATGAACGTGTAGATGGTTTTCAAGAATGGGAAGAAATCATCATGGCGACCGATAAAAATGTAGTGGTTATAGGTGGTGGAGATACAGGTTCTGACTGTATAGGGACATCTAACAGACACGGAGCAACTTCTGTAACCAACTTTGAAATCCTAGCCAGACCTACTATAGAAAGATCAGAAGAACAACCCTGGCCATATTTTCCTATGCGTTTAAAAACCACCTCTTCACATCAAGAAGGCGTAGAACGTGTCTTTAGCATTTCTACTAGAGAATTTTTAGGAGACCAAAAAGGAAACCTTACCGGCCTGGTCACCGTAGAAGTAGAATGGATCAAAAAACCGGGTCATGTAAGACCCGAATTAAAAGAGGTAAAAGGAACAGAGAAAAAATGGGAATGCGATATGGCATTGCTTGCTTTAGGATTTACTGGGCCTGAAAAAACCTTAATTGATCAGCTAGGCTTAGATACAGATATGAGAGGAAATATAAAAGCAGACCCTTCTAACCATAAGACCAACGTAGATGGAATATTTACTGCCGGAGATATGCGACGCGGTCAGTCCTTAATAGTTTGGGCAATTTCTGAAGGTCGGGAAGCAGCACATCATGTAGACTCCTATTTAATGGGAACTTCTCAATTACCTCTTAAAGATTTAGACAATGATCTTCCTAGAAGGTAA
- a CDS encoding YebC/PmpR family DNA-binding transcriptional regulator yields the protein MGRAFEFRKARKMKRWSAMSKAFTRIGKDIVIAVKEGGPDPDVNSRLRAVIQNAKAVNMPKVNVERAIKKATDKDTANYETVLFEGYAPHGIAVLVETSTDNNNRTVANVRSYFNKCDGNLGTSGSVEFMFDHKCHFRIPAGALDLEELELELIDFGAEELFLDEKDEEDNNSVDGIMIYAEFQNYGALQKALEEMNIEILSSDFEYIPTIQKEVTAEQKEDIDKLLEKLDEDDDVNNVYTTIKEEEE from the coding sequence ATGGGTAGAGCTTTTGAATTCCGCAAGGCGCGTAAAATGAAACGATGGAGTGCCATGTCTAAGGCCTTTACAAGAATAGGTAAAGACATTGTCATAGCAGTGAAAGAAGGTGGACCAGATCCTGATGTCAACTCTAGATTAAGAGCGGTGATACAAAATGCCAAGGCGGTAAACATGCCTAAAGTAAACGTAGAACGCGCGATTAAAAAAGCAACCGATAAAGATACGGCCAACTATGAAACCGTACTTTTTGAAGGATATGCACCTCACGGTATAGCAGTTCTCGTAGAAACCTCTACAGATAATAACAATAGAACAGTGGCAAACGTGCGCAGTTATTTTAATAAATGCGATGGTAATCTAGGTACCTCTGGCTCGGTAGAATTTATGTTTGATCATAAATGTCATTTTAGAATCCCAGCAGGAGCATTAGATTTAGAAGAATTGGAATTGGAATTGATAGATTTTGGTGCTGAGGAGTTGTTCCTTGATGAAAAAGATGAAGAAGATAATAATTCTGTAGATGGAATCATGATTTATGCAGAATTTCAAAATTATGGAGCTTTGCAAAAAGCACTAGAGGAGATGAATATCGAGATCTTAAGTTCAGATTTTGAATATATTCCTACCATTCAAAAGGAAGTGACCGCAGAGCAAAAAGAGGACATCGATAAATTATTAGAGAAGTTAGATGAAGACGATGATGTGAATAATGTTTACACCACTATAAAAGAAGAAGAGGAGTAA
- a CDS encoding M16 family metallopeptidase — translation MKKVWLPYLGALALIIAACGPKVTNNNSTTSPVAPTPPVIEAPMMAGMNQEIPSDPSVRMGKLSNGLTYYVKNNGKPEDKVELRLAVNAGSVLEDEDQQGLAHFMEHMNFNGTTNFNKNELVDYLQGIGVKFGADLNAYTSFDETVYILPIPSDDPEKLEQGFTILEDWAHGANLETDAINDERGVVLEESRTGKGASDRMNKITIPVQFYNSKYAERLPIGKDDILDNFKPEVLKRFYNDWYRPDLMAVVAVGDLDVAVMEQKIKDHFGPIPTPINPRKRPVIELPNHDDTKVAIAQDKEATFASVNISYKDKSASSPTLTVGDYRDDLVNGLFSFMINNRLQELTQEANPPFIFGSSSYGGTVARNKNAYSSFAGSAPDGQLAALKALLEENQRVKLYGFGQAELDRAKQAYGSFFESYYKDRDKLESGRIVGQYVQSYFSGATVPSIEWNYNKTMELLPGIDVDEVNAKINDYIHDDNRTIVFTGPTTDTPPTETQVLKVVNEVAASKVDPYEDTEVRENLIESLPAAGSITKTTTNDPVGTTTYTLSNGATVTVKPTDFKNDEILMSAFSYGGTSLYSDEEAKKTNLANGGLTQAGVAGMTQTDMSKFMTGKLVDVSPSVGYLTETFRGSATPKDLETMFQLIHLYFTDLNKDDEAFASFISKQKSFIGRMMSDPNTYFSNEINKIRYGSSPRYTGFPTVEKYNEADYDLAYKLYKERFADAGDFNFYLVGNIDKAQIEEFSKKYIGSLPGLNSNESFKTTDWREEQGTRKKVVKKGTDDKSSVRITWAYEIPSYSDKENLAVDALGEALTIKIIETLREKEGGIYSGGARGSLRKNPYPALSFGISFPCGPDNVEKLVDATMNEIDYIKANGPSKKDLNKVKEGYLLDYKERVKTNRYWLSALVDADEEKEEINKVLEYENAVNALTAKDIQNAANKYLTKDYFLAILKPEDK, via the coding sequence ATGAAAAAAGTATGGCTACCCTACTTGGGAGCACTAGCACTTATTATTGCTGCTTGTGGCCCTAAAGTAACGAACAACAATTCCACGACCTCACCTGTGGCACCTACTCCACCTGTTATAGAAGCACCTATGATGGCTGGAATGAATCAAGAAATCCCATCAGACCCAAGTGTTCGTATGGGAAAACTGTCTAACGGACTTACTTATTATGTCAAAAACAACGGGAAACCAGAGGACAAAGTAGAATTAAGACTTGCCGTAAATGCAGGATCGGTGCTTGAAGATGAGGATCAGCAAGGTCTTGCTCACTTTATGGAACACATGAATTTTAATGGGACTACTAATTTTAATAAAAATGAATTGGTAGATTACCTCCAAGGCATAGGCGTTAAATTTGGTGCTGATTTAAACGCCTACACTAGTTTTGATGAAACTGTTTATATTCTACCTATCCCGAGTGATGATCCTGAAAAACTGGAGCAAGGCTTTACCATTTTAGAAGATTGGGCTCATGGTGCAAATTTAGAAACAGACGCTATCAATGATGAGCGCGGCGTGGTACTGGAAGAGTCTCGTACCGGTAAAGGAGCCTCTGATCGTATGAATAAAATAACTATACCCGTACAGTTCTACAATTCAAAATATGCAGAGCGTCTTCCTATAGGAAAAGATGACATTCTTGATAATTTTAAACCCGAAGTATTGAAAAGGTTTTACAACGACTGGTACCGTCCAGATCTTATGGCTGTAGTAGCGGTAGGAGATCTAGACGTAGCCGTCATGGAACAAAAAATAAAAGATCACTTCGGTCCAATTCCTACACCTATAAATCCTAGAAAACGTCCCGTTATAGAGTTGCCCAATCATGATGATACTAAGGTAGCTATTGCTCAAGATAAGGAGGCGACATTTGCGAGTGTGAACATATCCTATAAAGATAAATCGGCTTCTTCACCTACACTTACCGTTGGAGATTACAGAGATGATTTAGTCAATGGATTGTTCTCTTTTATGATTAATAATAGATTACAAGAACTTACTCAAGAAGCAAACCCACCATTTATTTTTGGCTCTAGTAGTTATGGAGGTACGGTTGCTAGAAATAAGAACGCCTACTCTTCATTTGCAGGTAGTGCCCCAGACGGTCAACTAGCTGCTTTAAAAGCATTATTAGAGGAAAACCAACGAGTAAAGCTATATGGTTTTGGTCAGGCAGAGCTGGATCGTGCAAAGCAAGCTTATGGGTCTTTCTTCGAGTCTTATTACAAAGACAGAGATAAACTAGAAAGCGGTCGTATAGTAGGTCAGTATGTGCAGTCTTATTTTTCTGGAGCAACAGTTCCTAGTATTGAGTGGAATTATAACAAAACCATGGAGCTACTACCCGGAATTGATGTTGATGAAGTAAATGCAAAAATCAACGATTACATTCATGATGATAACCGTACAATCGTATTTACAGGACCTACAACAGATACGCCTCCGACTGAAACTCAAGTTTTAAAAGTAGTTAATGAAGTAGCCGCCTCAAAAGTAGACCCATATGAAGACACAGAAGTAAGAGAAAATCTTATCGAGAGCCTACCAGCTGCTGGATCAATCACTAAGACTACTACTAATGATCCAGTAGGAACCACTACCTATACATTGAGTAACGGTGCGACCGTTACAGTAAAGCCTACGGATTTTAAAAACGATGAGATCTTAATGAGTGCCTTTAGCTACGGTGGCACGAGCCTTTATAGCGATGAAGAGGCAAAGAAAACCAACCTTGCAAATGGAGGACTGACGCAAGCAGGCGTGGCAGGAATGACACAAACAGATATGTCTAAATTTATGACGGGTAAGTTAGTAGATGTTTCCCCAAGTGTAGGCTATCTGACAGAAACCTTTAGAGGTAGTGCGACTCCTAAAGACCTGGAAACCATGTTTCAACTAATACACCTCTACTTTACAGATTTGAATAAAGATGACGAAGCTTTTGCAAGTTTTATATCTAAACAAAAATCTTTTATAGGTCGTATGATGTCAGATCCCAACACCTACTTTAGTAATGAAATCAATAAAATAAGATATGGTTCTAGCCCTCGTTACACCGGTTTCCCTACAGTAGAAAAATATAATGAAGCAGACTATGACCTCGCTTATAAGCTATATAAAGAACGCTTTGCAGATGCGGGTGATTTTAATTTCTACTTGGTGGGAAATATAGATAAAGCACAAATAGAAGAGTTCTCTAAGAAATACATCGGCAGTCTTCCTGGGTTAAATTCTAATGAAAGCTTTAAAACTACGGACTGGAGAGAAGAGCAAGGAACTCGCAAGAAAGTAGTAAAAAAAGGAACAGACGATAAAAGTAGCGTGCGTATCACTTGGGCTTATGAAATCCCGAGCTACAGCGACAAAGAAAACCTGGCAGTAGATGCCTTAGGGGAAGCATTGACAATTAAAATCATTGAGACCCTGCGTGAAAAGGAAGGTGGCATCTATTCTGGTGGTGCACGAGGATCTTTAAGAAAGAATCCTTATCCAGCTTTAAGTTTTGGAATATCCTTTCCTTGCGGTCCAGATAATGTAGAAAAACTAGTAGATGCGACGATGAACGAGATCGACTATATCAAAGCAAATGGACCGTCTAAAAAAGACTTGAACAAAGTAAAAGAAGGTTATTTACTAGATTATAAAGAACGAGTAAAAACCAATCGTTACTGGTTAAGCGCTCTTGTAGATGCAGACGAAGAAAAGGAAGAGATCAATAAAGTTCTTGAATATGAAAATGCCGTTAATGCGCTAACTGCAAAAGATATTCAGAATGCCGCAAACAAATACCTGACAAAAGACTATTTCTTAGCGATCTTAAAACCAGAAGATAAATAA